One Pararhizobium sp. IMCC3301 DNA segment encodes these proteins:
- a CDS encoding class I fructose-bisphosphate aldolase: MMSILHDIAASMVTAGQGILAADESTGTIKKRFDSIQVECTPANRCDYREMLFRSEAMKDAISGVILFEETLDQTAPDGARLVDLISAAGSIPGIKVDKGAKPLAGHPGETVTEGLDGLRERLALYHDKGARFAKWRAVIAIGDGRPSWNAIKTNAHALARYAALCQEAGIVPIVEPEVTMDGPDASHDIDQCADVSRRVLNTVFRELHDARVDLEGIILKPNMVVPGQQSGQRASVGEIAEKTLACLRAEVPAAVPGIAFLSGGQSDLEATAHLNAMNASADLPWALTFSYGRALQAAALKTWCGKAENRIAAQTAFAHRARMNGLAACGKWSESLEA; this comes from the coding sequence ATTATGAGCATTCTTCACGACATCGCTGCTTCGATGGTGACCGCAGGCCAGGGCATTCTGGCTGCTGACGAGAGCACTGGCACAATCAAGAAGCGGTTCGACAGCATTCAGGTCGAATGCACACCGGCCAATCGCTGCGATTACCGCGAAATGCTGTTTCGCAGCGAGGCCATGAAAGATGCAATTTCCGGCGTGATCCTGTTTGAAGAAACACTGGATCAGACAGCACCGGACGGGGCACGGCTGGTCGATCTGATTAGCGCTGCTGGATCCATTCCCGGGATCAAGGTCGACAAGGGCGCCAAACCGCTTGCAGGTCATCCGGGCGAAACCGTGACAGAAGGCCTTGATGGGTTGCGCGAGCGGCTGGCGCTATACCATGACAAGGGCGCGCGGTTTGCCAAATGGCGTGCCGTCATTGCCATCGGCGATGGCCGGCCCAGCTGGAACGCGATCAAGACCAATGCCCATGCTCTGGCGCGCTATGCAGCGCTTTGCCAGGAAGCCGGGATCGTGCCGATTGTCGAACCGGAGGTCACCATGGATGGACCGGATGCCAGCCATGATATCGATCAGTGCGCAGATGTGTCCCGGCGGGTACTCAACACGGTTTTCCGCGAACTCCACGATGCCAGGGTCGATCTTGAGGGCATCATCCTGAAGCCCAATATGGTTGTGCCCGGCCAGCAATCCGGCCAGCGCGCCAGCGTCGGTGAAATTGCCGAAAAGACCCTTGCCTGTCTGCGGGCCGAAGTACCGGCTGCGGTACCCGGCATTGCCTTTTTATCCGGCGGCCAGTCTGATTTGGAGGCAACCGCACATCTCAATGCGATGAATGCCTCTGCTGACCTGCCCTGGGCCCTGACATTTTCCTATGGCCGCGCTTTGCAGGCGGCGGCGCTGAAAACCTGGTGCGGAAAAGCCGAAAACCGCATTGCGGCGCAAACCGCCTTTGCCCACCGGGCGCGGATGAACGGTCTCGCTGCTTGTGGAAAATGGTCTGAAAGTCTGGAAGCATAA
- a CDS encoding thiamine phosphate synthase, whose amino-acid sequence MVDKYRSAAQLYLVTPQFDERTEFAGLLDRVLQAAQVAALLIAPRSQGDASDSYQNDCKLLASIAQKHGAAALTLNDTQISGRAGADGIHLTGNLKELKDVIGRFQPAKIVGAGTIRDRHDAMEKGEALPDYLLFGDMFETEETSPDSALELAAWWADLFEIPCVAMAGKQLKDVENAVATRADFIGLNGFVWQHADGPEAAIKAAHKLLQND is encoded by the coding sequence ATGGTTGACAAATACCGCTCTGCGGCTCAACTTTATCTGGTCACTCCGCAATTTGACGAGCGCACTGAATTCGCCGGTTTACTGGACAGGGTTCTGCAGGCTGCGCAAGTGGCCGCACTGCTGATCGCGCCGCGCAGTCAGGGCGATGCCTCTGACAGCTATCAGAATGACTGCAAGCTGCTGGCCTCGATTGCCCAGAAACACGGCGCTGCCGCCCTCACCCTGAACGACACCCAGATCAGTGGCCGCGCCGGAGCCGACGGCATTCATCTGACCGGCAATCTGAAAGAATTGAAAGATGTCATCGGCCGCTTTCAGCCTGCGAAGATTGTCGGGGCCGGCACGATACGCGACCGCCATGACGCCATGGAAAAGGGCGAGGCGCTGCCGGATTATCTGCTGTTCGGCGATATGTTCGAGACAGAGGAGACCAGCCCGGATTCGGCTTTGGAACTGGCGGCATGGTGGGCGGATCTGTTTGAAATTCCCTGCGTGGCGATGGCCGGCAAACAGCTCAAAGATGTCGAAAATGCTGTGGCCACCCGGGCTGATTTTATCGGCCTCAACGGCTTTGTCTGGCAGCATGCCGATGGCCCCGAAGCTGCCATAAAGGCCGCCCATAAATTGTTGCAGAATGACTAG
- a CDS encoding tetratricopeptide repeat protein: MLRPIFLFLWSIWLISAVAQAQDTAASSTDAAVPAAAETAPPPDQLPPPIVDPAFGAYQRGYYLEAFALALEKAEQGDAPSQTLLGQILYQGEGVEKNYRQAADWFRLAAASGDPQAKFALGMMYLRGHGVLPDKTKAADMFAEAGQTGHADALYNLALLYLEGEGVERKVGIAAAYLRRAALAGHAEAQYALGAAFDEGAGVARDAAVAAQWYEKAARQGLIDAQIDLAAMLYDGRGVAQDRSAAANWFLQAARAGNPVAQSRIARLMATGFGTDKNPVEAGKWYLTARRAGLEDVWLTDWFDDLPDEEKAAAFDLSQSWQ, encoded by the coding sequence TTGCTGCGTCCGATTTTTCTTTTTCTGTGGTCCATCTGGCTGATCAGCGCGGTTGCGCAGGCGCAGGACACTGCCGCGTCCAGCACAGATGCTGCAGTCCCCGCTGCGGCTGAAACCGCACCGCCGCCCGATCAGCTACCGCCGCCGATTGTGGATCCGGCATTTGGCGCCTATCAGCGCGGCTATTATCTGGAAGCCTTTGCGCTCGCTCTGGAAAAGGCCGAACAGGGCGATGCGCCCTCGCAAACTCTTCTGGGCCAGATTCTCTATCAGGGCGAGGGTGTGGAAAAGAACTACCGGCAAGCCGCCGACTGGTTCCGTTTGGCTGCCGCCTCTGGCGACCCGCAGGCCAAATTTGCCCTTGGCATGATGTATCTGCGCGGCCATGGCGTGTTGCCCGACAAGACGAAGGCAGCAGACATGTTTGCCGAGGCCGGGCAGACCGGCCATGCTGACGCGCTCTACAATCTTGCCCTGCTCTATCTGGAAGGTGAAGGCGTTGAACGCAAGGTTGGCATCGCAGCAGCCTATCTGCGCCGCGCGGCACTTGCCGGGCACGCCGAGGCGCAATATGCGCTCGGCGCGGCATTTGACGAGGGTGCCGGTGTCGCCCGCGATGCCGCTGTCGCCGCCCAATGGTATGAAAAAGCTGCTCGTCAGGGCCTGATTGATGCGCAGATTGACTTGGCCGCCATGCTCTATGATGGCCGCGGTGTTGCGCAGGACCGCAGCGCCGCCGCCAACTGGTTTCTGCAGGCCGCCCGGGCCGGCAATCCGGTGGCGCAATCCCGCATCGCCCGGCTGATGGCGACCGGATTTGGCACTGACAAAAACCCGGTCGAAGCCGGGAAATGGTACCTCACCGCCCGCCGCGCCGGATTGGAAGACGTCTGGCTCACCGACTGGTTCGATGATCTCCCCGACGAAGAAAAAGCCGCCGCATTCGATTTGTCACAGAGCTGGCAATAG
- a CDS encoding SDR family oxidoreductase: protein MTIAVTAASGQLGREVLQALLRLNVGRPIIGLARSPSRAADLGVDIRPGDYSDSETLTGSLAGVDALLLISGNGPPEERIVQHRNVIDAARAAGVRRIVYTSIQGAEQGTAFSPVVQSNRQTEADIRSSGLNWAIGRNGIYIEPDIDYIPNYVAAGEIVNCAGNGRCGYATRFELAHAYARLLIDDARPGDTYNLHGDRLTQNQLASYLSQMADSQILYRAISAKDYLEDRTRELGPFIGAIITGIYEGIRDGALDHPSDYEAAAGRPHQSWDDYFQARQP, encoded by the coding sequence ATGACCATCGCTGTCACCGCCGCCTCTGGCCAATTGGGGCGCGAGGTCCTGCAGGCTCTCCTACGCCTCAACGTGGGCCGGCCGATTATCGGCCTTGCCCGCAGCCCGAGCCGGGCGGCGGATTTGGGCGTTGATATCCGCCCGGGGGATTACTCCGATTCCGAGACATTGACAGGATCGCTTGCGGGCGTTGATGCGCTGCTTCTGATCTCGGGCAACGGGCCACCCGAGGAACGCATCGTGCAGCACCGCAACGTGATCGACGCGGCCAGGGCAGCGGGCGTGCGCCGGATCGTCTACACCAGCATCCAGGGGGCTGAGCAGGGCACTGCCTTCTCGCCAGTGGTGCAATCCAATCGCCAGACCGAAGCCGATATCCGCTCCAGCGGGCTCAACTGGGCGATCGGACGCAACGGCATCTATATCGAGCCGGACATTGACTATATTCCGAATTACGTGGCGGCTGGCGAAATTGTCAACTGCGCCGGCAACGGGCGCTGCGGATACGCGACACGTTTTGAACTGGCCCACGCCTATGCGCGCCTGTTGATCGACGACGCGCGTCCCGGCGACACCTACAATCTGCATGGCGACCGTCTCACCCAAAACCAGCTGGCGTCCTATCTAAGCCAGATGGCCGATAGCCAAATCCTCTATCGTGCGATTTCGGCGAAAGATTATCTGGAGGATCGCACGCGCGAGCTGGGCCCTTTCATCGGCGCAATCATCACCGGCATCTATGAGGGCATCCGCGACGGCGCGCTCGACCATCCCAGCGACTATGAAGCGGCGGCAGGCCGCCCTCATCAAAGCTGGGATGATTACTTCCAAGCCCGCCAACCTTGA
- a CDS encoding APC family permease: MPDAPASRCVACLADELIWSIKWFNVTVKRSRAIIWTLVLATILYIGTTTAVLIAVPIETLAVSAAPLSLVFDAAPESVRQTFSAVAIVATINGVLIQMIMASRVLYGLADRGHLPAAFAVVSHRTRTPVLATVTVVLIILLLAWALPIEALAERTSQIVLFIFVVVNASLIRLKRTGNGGGQYFQVPMLVPVLGIVSCVLLFATAFI; this comes from the coding sequence TTGCCCGATGCGCCAGCATCGCGCTGCGTTGCCTGCCTTGCCGATGAACTGATCTGGAGCATCAAATGGTTCAATGTAACCGTGAAACGATCTAGAGCCATCATCTGGACGCTGGTTCTGGCGACAATCCTCTATATTGGCACCACCACAGCAGTTCTGATCGCGGTGCCGATCGAAACGCTTGCCGTCTCTGCCGCTCCGCTATCGCTGGTGTTCGATGCTGCCCCTGAGAGCGTCAGACAAACCTTCTCCGCTGTTGCTATCGTGGCCACCATCAACGGCGTGCTGATCCAGATGATCATGGCATCACGCGTGCTCTATGGCCTCGCGGATCGCGGGCATTTGCCTGCCGCATTCGCCGTGGTGTCCCACAGAACCAGGACACCGGTTCTTGCAACCGTGACAGTCGTCCTTATTATTCTACTTCTTGCGTGGGCGCTTCCCATCGAGGCGCTGGCTGAACGCACCTCTCAAATTGTACTGTTTATCTTTGTCGTGGTGAATGCTTCTCTCATCCGATTGAAACGGACGGGGAACGGAGGAGGCCAATATTTTCAGGTGCCGATGTTGGTGCCAGTTCTGGGTATTGTCAGCTGTGTCCTGCTGTTCGCAACTGCTTTCATTTGA
- a CDS encoding APC family permease, whose product MPKNRQTTGGAAIPQPERLQRVLTTRLVTRYGLGVTVGVGIYVLVGATAAKAGPFAPISFLIAAVVVAFTAFSYAELSTRYPVSAGEAAYVEAGFNSGWLATIIGLAVALSGMVSAAAVAIGAASYLHDFTMVSQSALTVAVVGIMGLIALWGIAQSVAVAAIITIIEICGLIFVIIWGIFVAEPLGVDPSEMLPDLAGSHWIGIGAASLLAFFAFIGFEDMANIAEEVKDPVHTMPRSLHGYIESFDRICAFAGEARFAPWSS is encoded by the coding sequence GTGCCCAAAAACCGGCAGACCACTGGGGGTGCCGCCATACCTCAACCGGAACGTTTGCAACGGGTGCTGACGACGCGGCTTGTGACGCGTTACGGGCTCGGTGTAACCGTGGGGGTGGGCATTTATGTTCTGGTTGGTGCGACCGCCGCCAAGGCCGGCCCATTTGCCCCGATATCCTTCCTCATCGCGGCTGTCGTAGTCGCGTTCACAGCCTTTTCCTATGCAGAGCTTTCCACGCGCTATCCTGTCAGTGCAGGAGAGGCAGCCTATGTCGAAGCCGGATTCAACTCCGGATGGCTGGCCACGATTATCGGCCTGGCCGTCGCTTTGTCAGGCATGGTGTCAGCCGCGGCAGTGGCTATAGGTGCTGCATCCTATCTGCACGATTTCACCATGGTGTCGCAGAGCGCGCTGACGGTGGCGGTTGTCGGGATCATGGGATTGATAGCACTTTGGGGCATTGCACAATCCGTCGCAGTGGCTGCGATCATCACGATTATCGAAATCTGCGGTCTGATTTTTGTGATCATCTGGGGGATTTTCGTGGCTGAACCCCTGGGTGTTGACCCGTCCGAAATGCTGCCTGACCTGGCGGGGTCACACTGGATCGGCATCGGTGCGGCATCGCTGCTGGCTTTCTTCGCCTTTATCGGGTTTGAAGACATGGCCAATATCGCCGAGGAGGTCAAGGACCCGGTTCACACAATGCCTAGATCGCTTCACGGTTACATTGAATCATTTGACCGGATTTGCGCGTTTGCCGGCGAGGCACGCTTCGCGCCGTGGTCTTCATGA
- a CDS encoding STAS/SEC14 domain-containing protein — translation MLNITKKSANRVDIELSGSLDADSMRIALDQLIEVSEGVSNGHMLYRISDFSMPTLGAIGVEMARLPKLFGLLGKFDKCAVLSDSNWLRTAATVEGALFPGIDIKSFEFDEIDAAEAWLGTAAA, via the coding sequence ATGCTGAATATCACAAAGAAATCCGCTAATCGTGTGGACATTGAATTGAGTGGCAGCCTCGATGCTGACAGCATGCGTATTGCGCTGGATCAGTTGATCGAAGTATCGGAAGGGGTCAGCAACGGACATATGCTTTACAGGATATCAGACTTTTCCATGCCTACACTGGGTGCTATCGGAGTTGAAATGGCCCGCCTGCCAAAACTTTTCGGGTTGCTCGGCAAATTTGATAAATGCGCGGTGCTCAGCGATTCCAACTGGCTGCGGACCGCCGCCACTGTAGAAGGCGCACTTTTTCCGGGAATCGACATCAAAAGTTTTGAGTTCGACGAGATAGATGCGGCAGAAGCCTGGTTGGGCACGGCTGCAGCATAG
- a CDS encoding GAF domain-containing sensor histidine kinase, protein MQRLFSKSNMRYTHQSVIVFFAITERWPFGCFPVRGCCQCANGETHTMNQEILPRATVQDHAAYLSGKHDFQADIQIVSGSDLIGTILETILLATNMRFAAVARVTAERWVACRTVDEVNFGLAEGDEIEIQSTFCQSVRATGQRVMFNDVATDDVYRGHPIATNFGIVSYASIPIYRSDGSFFGTLCAIDIEPREVKHPRVVAMLEMFASVISQGLETQEQLAAQELLIEKERELAQIQEEFVAVLGHDLRNPVAAFGAGLRQLEKEPQSARTETILPLMRSSLRRMNELIENIMMHAKSRLGGGIRISATPNAPLAEAITEVVEEFRIAAPEREIVLELDFNQPVHCDAARIAQAVSNLVSNAINHGTPGSVIKVQGTCAEGELAITVSNRGKAIPEELKSDLFRPFQRGRKAKSEGLGLGLFIASSIAHSHDGRIDVTSKDGTTAFTLKLPLFAKDRAMESDMPDGHLLS, encoded by the coding sequence GTGCAGCGGCTTTTCAGCAAATCAAACATGCGCTATACGCACCAAAGTGTAATTGTTTTCTTTGCAATAACCGAACGTTGGCCTTTTGGCTGCTTTCCAGTACGCGGATGTTGCCAATGCGCAAATGGAGAAACACATACGATGAACCAAGAAATACTTCCCCGCGCAACTGTTCAGGATCATGCGGCGTATCTATCGGGGAAACACGATTTCCAGGCTGACATCCAAATCGTATCTGGCAGCGACCTCATCGGAACGATATTGGAAACGATCTTGCTGGCTACGAACATGCGCTTCGCCGCCGTCGCACGTGTAACAGCCGAACGTTGGGTCGCCTGTCGAACTGTAGACGAAGTCAATTTCGGGCTCGCCGAGGGCGACGAGATCGAAATCCAGTCCACCTTCTGTCAATCCGTCCGAGCCACAGGTCAGCGCGTGATGTTCAACGATGTCGCGACTGATGATGTCTATCGCGGCCATCCTATCGCGACAAATTTCGGCATTGTCAGTTATGCCTCCATTCCAATATATCGCAGCGATGGCAGCTTCTTTGGCACACTTTGCGCCATAGACATCGAGCCGCGGGAGGTGAAACATCCGCGTGTTGTCGCCATGCTGGAGATGTTTGCCAGCGTCATCAGCCAGGGCCTCGAAACTCAGGAACAGCTGGCAGCTCAGGAGCTTCTTATCGAAAAAGAACGGGAGTTGGCCCAAATACAGGAAGAGTTCGTAGCCGTTCTGGGCCATGATCTGCGCAACCCCGTTGCTGCTTTCGGGGCAGGTCTTCGGCAGCTTGAGAAAGAGCCCCAGAGTGCCAGAACAGAGACGATTTTGCCGCTGATGCGCTCATCGCTGCGCCGGATGAACGAATTGATCGAAAATATCATGATGCATGCAAAGTCCCGCCTGGGAGGCGGTATCCGCATTTCCGCGACACCGAACGCGCCACTGGCCGAAGCCATTACTGAAGTGGTTGAGGAGTTCCGGATTGCGGCACCGGAGCGTGAAATTGTGCTTGAACTGGACTTCAACCAGCCTGTCCACTGCGACGCTGCACGCATTGCACAGGCTGTCTCAAATCTGGTTTCGAACGCCATCAATCATGGGACACCCGGCTCTGTGATAAAAGTACAGGGCACGTGCGCGGAAGGCGAACTTGCGATTACTGTTTCCAACCGGGGCAAGGCGATTCCTGAAGAGCTGAAAAGCGATCTGTTCCGCCCGTTCCAGCGTGGCAGGAAAGCAAAAAGCGAAGGTTTGGGGCTGGGGCTTTTTATCGCCTCCTCCATCGCGCACTCTCATGATGGTCGCATCGATGTGACGTCCAAGGACGGCACGACTGCCTTCACGCTGAAGCTGCCGCTTTTTGCCAAAGACCGCGCTATGGAAAGTGACATGCCCGACGGCCATCTGCTGAGTTGA
- a CDS encoding FAD/NAD(P)-binding protein — protein sequence MASSLFRDGGMRARQTETGYEMADHLKLCVIGSGAMGIYLVNRLVADRIPASIEVFEATDEAGTGMPYRQGTNADYMLCNAFSREIPPITRPLIDWLESRPPRELSEWELSTHDLSPRAFYPRTLIGEYLSSEFDALCCKAKNAGFDLIINTCCNVTDISVNGGQARVTYAKDGEEAHKQFDIVIIATGHKWPAVPTIDDVQLVSPWPYSNIEALPDANIGVLGSSLSAIDAVIALGHAHGHFDDHSDHITWHPNSAESGLRVTMVSRTGVMPEGDFYYPFPYEPLQHLTEDAVAAEIAKGKDGLLQRTFALLCAELDASDPSYLKHLGKAARTLEGFAPGYFSHRQEIGGLAAVKDDLAETRKSMKQRQTVPHRYALLRGHEVFGEVLRHLSDADYKQFSKDLMPVFGDCYAAVPHLSLARIVAMYDAGVLELLATVDNARFSQSEEGQISVETEDGRRTFQAVIDARGQSAEPLSKLPFPSLAACFPVDSTPVLEPFRLDIGASGCAQIYCLALPQILERYPFSQGLANCDKLAKDVVSDVADRLAS from the coding sequence ATGGCGTCCAGCTTGTTTCGTGACGGCGGGATGCGGGCGCGGCAGACGGAAACGGGATACGAAATGGCAGACCATTTGAAACTATGTGTTATCGGCAGCGGCGCGATGGGTATCTATCTGGTCAACAGGCTGGTTGCAGACCGCATTCCCGCGTCCATCGAGGTGTTCGAGGCCACAGATGAGGCGGGGACGGGCATGCCCTACCGCCAGGGTACGAATGCGGATTACATGCTGTGCAATGCATTCAGCCGTGAAATTCCGCCGATTACCCGCCCGCTGATCGACTGGCTTGAATCCCGGCCCCCGCGCGAGCTCAGCGAATGGGAGCTTTCTACCCACGATCTAAGCCCTCGTGCGTTCTATCCCCGCACCCTCATCGGCGAATATCTGAGTTCAGAATTTGATGCGCTCTGCTGCAAGGCCAAAAACGCCGGTTTTGACCTGATAATCAACACATGTTGCAACGTCACAGATATTTCTGTGAATGGCGGTCAGGCGCGCGTTACCTATGCAAAAGACGGCGAAGAAGCCCACAAGCAATTCGACATTGTGATCATCGCGACCGGTCACAAATGGCCGGCGGTGCCAACGATTGATGATGTTCAACTGGTGTCGCCATGGCCATACAGCAACATTGAAGCCCTGCCGGACGCAAATATCGGTGTGCTTGGCTCGTCTCTGTCTGCCATCGACGCAGTCATTGCGCTGGGTCACGCACATGGCCATTTTGACGACCACAGTGACCATATCACATGGCACCCCAACAGCGCCGAAAGCGGTCTGCGCGTCACCATGGTGTCGCGTACCGGTGTGATGCCGGAAGGCGATTTTTATTATCCTTTCCCCTATGAGCCGTTACAACATTTAACCGAAGATGCAGTGGCAGCCGAGATCGCCAAGGGCAAGGATGGCCTGCTGCAACGCACGTTTGCGCTGTTGTGTGCCGAACTGGACGCTTCCGACCCCAGCTATTTGAAACATCTGGGTAAAGCGGCCAGAACCCTTGAAGGATTCGCACCGGGCTATTTTTCGCATCGCCAGGAAATCGGTGGCTTGGCGGCTGTAAAAGATGATCTGGCCGAGACGCGCAAGTCGATGAAACAGCGCCAGACCGTGCCGCACCGATATGCCCTGCTGCGCGGTCACGAGGTTTTCGGGGAAGTTTTGCGGCATCTAAGCGACGCCGATTACAAACAATTTTCCAAAGACCTGATGCCTGTGTTTGGAGATTGCTATGCGGCTGTGCCCCACCTCTCCCTCGCTCGAATTGTCGCGATGTACGACGCCGGTGTACTGGAATTGCTTGCGACGGTTGATAATGCGAGATTCAGCCAGTCGGAAGAGGGTCAGATATCGGTTGAAACCGAAGACGGCCGTAGAACATTTCAGGCAGTAATCGATGCCCGCGGCCAGTCAGCAGAGCCGCTTTCCAAACTGCCTTTCCCGTCCCTCGCCGCCTGCTTTCCGGTCGATTCCACCCCGGTACTGGAGCCTTTCAGACTGGACATCGGCGCGTCCGGCTGCGCACAGATTTACTGCCTGGCACTGCCTCAAATCCTTGAGCGATATCCATTTTCGCAAGGGCTCGCCAATTGCGACAAGCTGGCCAAAGATGTGGTCAGCGATGTGGCAGACCGCCTGGCGTCATAG
- the efp gene encoding elongation factor P yields MKINGNEIRPGNVIEHQGTIWAAVKVQHVKPGKGGAFAQVEMKNLLDGRKLNERFRSAETVERIRLEQKDYQFLYAEGDMLVFMDTTTYEQLELQSEFVGDRAVFLQDGMQVTVEMYEERPIGVALPDQVTLEVSETEPALKGQTISSSYKPAIMDNGARVMVPPFITVGERIVVDTNELIYLRRGE; encoded by the coding sequence ATGAAAATCAATGGTAATGAAATTCGCCCCGGCAATGTCATCGAGCATCAGGGCACCATCTGGGCGGCTGTCAAAGTGCAGCATGTCAAGCCCGGCAAGGGCGGCGCCTTTGCCCAGGTCGAAATGAAAAATCTGCTCGATGGCCGCAAGCTCAATGAGCGCTTCCGCTCGGCGGAAACGGTTGAGCGCATTCGTCTGGAGCAGAAGGATTATCAGTTCCTCTATGCCGAAGGCGACATGCTGGTGTTCATGGACACCACCACTTACGAGCAGCTTGAATTGCAGTCCGAATTTGTCGGCGACCGCGCCGTTTTCCTGCAGGATGGCATGCAGGTCACCGTTGAGATGTATGAAGAGCGCCCGATTGGCGTGGCGCTGCCCGATCAGGTCACTCTGGAAGTCAGCGAAACCGAACCTGCCCTGAAGGGGCAGACCATCTCCTCGTCCTACAAGCCGGCGATCATGGATAATGGTGCCCGCGTCATGGTGCCACCCTTCATCACGGTGGGTGAGCGCATTGTCGTTGACACCAATGAGCTGATTTATCTGCGGCGCGGCGAATAG
- a CDS encoding inositol monophosphatase family protein, translating to MARSALLNIMVQAATKAGRSLTRDFGEVENLQVSVKGPGDYVSAADKKAEEIIYESLIKSRPDWGFLMEESGEVKGTDPLHRWIVDPLDGTTNFLHSLPIFAVSIALEREGKLVAGVIYNPITEELFTAEKGNGAFMNDRRMRVAARRKLADAALCTAIPHIGTKTLGRYLEEAKASSAHAAAVRGLGSAALSLAWVAAGRLDGYWEHQLQPWDMAAGIVLVREAGGFLSDISGGERMMESGGIIAGNEIMRDTIRKTIIERS from the coding sequence ATGGCACGCAGTGCACTTCTCAACATAATGGTTCAGGCCGCCACCAAGGCGGGCCGCAGCCTCACCCGCGATTTCGGCGAGGTGGAAAATCTTCAGGTCTCGGTCAAGGGTCCGGGAGACTACGTTTCCGCCGCCGATAAAAAGGCTGAGGAAATCATCTATGAATCGCTCATCAAGTCGCGCCCGGACTGGGGCTTCCTGATGGAGGAAAGCGGCGAGGTGAAAGGCACTGACCCGCTGCACCGCTGGATCGTCGATCCGCTCGACGGTACCACCAATTTTCTCCATTCGCTGCCGATTTTCGCCGTTTCAATTGCTCTGGAGCGCGAAGGCAAGCTGGTCGCCGGGGTGATCTACAACCCGATCACCGAAGAATTATTCACCGCAGAGAAGGGCAATGGCGCCTTCATGAATGACCGGCGCATGCGCGTTGCCGCGCGCCGCAAACTGGCCGATGCAGCGCTGTGCACGGCGATTCCACATATCGGCACCAAAACGCTCGGGCGTTATCTGGAAGAAGCCAAAGCCTCCAGCGCCCATGCCGCTGCGGTGCGCGGTCTTGGCTCGGCAGCTCTGAGCCTGGCCTGGGTCGCAGCCGGGCGGCTCGACGGCTATTGGGAGCATCAATTGCAGCCGTGGGACATGGCGGCCGGCATTGTTCTGGTTCGCGAAGCCGGCGGCTTTCTCAGCGATATTTCCGGCGGCGAGCGCATGATGGAGAGCGGCGGCATCATTGCCGGCAATGAGATCATGCGCGATACCATCCGCAAGACCATCATTGAACGCAGCTGA
- a CDS encoding L,D-transpeptidase: MSVFRLDKWHPHDFHVRLLNRATTRGKLHFGSRAFDCALGKTGIISQKREGDGASPSGGFTLLGGFFRADRLAKPASLLPLRPTHPLDGWCDDPHDARYNQLVQLPLSASHENLWRTDRLYDIVVVLDQNISPRIPGAGSAIFFHIAAPGFSPTEGCIAVSRDTMRHALRFARRGSKMWI, translated from the coding sequence ATGTCGGTATTCCGGCTCGATAAATGGCATCCCCACGATTTCCATGTGAGGCTGCTGAACCGCGCGACGACCCGTGGAAAACTTCATTTCGGAAGCCGGGCGTTTGACTGCGCGCTGGGCAAAACCGGTATCATTTCACAGAAGCGCGAAGGCGATGGCGCAAGTCCATCTGGCGGTTTCACGCTGCTGGGCGGTTTTTTCCGCGCCGACAGGCTGGCAAAACCGGCGAGCTTGTTGCCGCTGCGGCCAACCCATCCGCTGGATGGCTGGTGCGATGATCCGCATGATGCGCGCTACAACCAGCTGGTTCAACTGCCGCTCTCCGCAAGCCATGAAAATCTGTGGCGCACGGACCGGCTCTACGACATTGTTGTTGTGCTCGACCAGAACATCAGCCCGCGCATTCCCGGCGCTGGCAGTGCCATTTTCTTCCACATAGCCGCGCCCGGCTTCAGTCCGACCGAAGGTTGTATTGCGGTTTCCCGCGACACCATGCGCCACGCGCTCCGCTTTGCCCGGCGCGGCTCAAAAATGTGGATTTGA